One window from the genome of Musa acuminata AAA Group cultivar baxijiao chromosome BXJ1-4, Cavendish_Baxijiao_AAA, whole genome shotgun sequence encodes:
- the LOC135644586 gene encoding single myb histone 4-like → MGAPKQKWTAEEEEALRAGVDKHGAGKWRTIQKDPEFSRCLATRSNIDLKDKWRNMSISASGQGSREKIRTPKAKVLPVIPPSGSQSLIVSAPHKDGVSATADPTKSSQEAKLPPRYTVMIIEALAAMKEPNGSEIGAICSFIEQRHEVPQNFRRLLSSKLRRLVAQNKIERVQKGYRLKESSFSIKTPTPKQKDPANRARVHSGSAYSIDSIEEAAITAAYKIADSEAKSFLASEAVKEAEKITKMAEETESLLLLAKEIFERCAQGEAVTVA, encoded by the exons ATGGGAGCTCCGAAGCAGAAGTGGACGGCGGAAGAGGAGGAAGCGCTGCGTGCTGGCGTAGACAAGCACGGCGCCGGAAAATGGCGGACCATCCAGAAGGACCCCGAGTTTAGCCGCTGCCTCGCCACCCGCTCCAACATCGACCTCAAG GACAAATGGAGGAATATGAGCATTAGCGCCAGTGGCCAAGGTTCTAGGGAAAAGATAAGGACACCGAAGGCAAAGGTTCTTCCAGTCATCCCACCATCTGGTTCTCAGAGCCTTATTGTCTCTGCACCACATAAAGATGGAGTATCTGCAACTGCAGATCCTACAAAAAGCTCACAAGAGGCAAAACTCCCTCCTAG GTACACTGTCATGATAATCGAAGCACTTGCAGCAATGAAAGAACCTAATGGATCCGAAATTGGTGCAATTTGTAGTTTCATAGAG CAAAGGCATGAGGTGCCACAAAATTTTAGGAGGTTGCTCAGCTCAAAATTAAGGCGGCTTGTTGCACAGAATAAAATAGAAAGG GTCCAGAAGGGATACAGGCTCAAAGAATCCTCTTTTTCAATAAAAACTCCTACCCCAAAACAAAAAGATCCTGCAAATCGTGCTAGGGTACATTCTGGGTCGGCCTACTCCATAGATTCAATAGAGGAAGCAGCAATAACTGCTGCTTACAAAATAGCAGATTCAGAGGCCAAATCATTCTTAGCTTCTGAAGCGGTCAAGGAGGCAGAGAAGATCACAAAGATGGCTGAAGAGACAGAGTCACTGTTGCTACTGGCAAAGGAGATTTTTGAGAGAT GTGCACAGGGTGAAGCTGTCACCGTTGCTTGA